The Polypterus senegalus isolate Bchr_013 unplaced genomic scaffold, ASM1683550v1 scaffold_5444, whole genome shotgun sequence genome contains the following window.
ttataaatgtagCTTTGTATCATGTTTAAAGTTCTCTCTGGAAGGGTGTAAACACTAAATGTTTATGGAAAAAAATAGACATGTCTTTTCAAGTAGGTGGGTGGCTTCTGAGATATCATCAATTTGTGTCCATTTTCACAGTCATAAAACTGCACTGTGATTTTATGTAaaattgtgtgtatttttgtcTAAGAATGGTTGACAAATCTGGTATCATTCAATTAAACATGAGAAGATTTTGCCACAACCATCCTAATGGTAACCCAGTGTTCAAACTTGACCAGTCCAGGGTGGTGCACAAGATATAAGCCTCATGCACAGCAGGGTGCCTTACCCTGGTTTTAGTTGCAACAGTAGATGGTAGCATTTTTCGCTTGATTTTGTTagttttgttatctgtgtgtgtgctgGAGAGTAGACATTATATATTTAAGGAAGCAGCACGCTGCGATTATGGAGCTGTATGTTTGATGCattctgagccttttcttatttacaatagtgatggacaggttgacagatgagattagacaggagtccccatggactatgatgtttcctgatgacattgtgatctgtagcgatagtagggagcaggttgaggagaccctacagaggtggagatatgctctagagaggagaggaatgaaggtcagtaagcacaaaacagaatacatgtgtgtaaatgagagggaggtccgtggaatggtgaggatgcagggagtagagttggcgaaggttgatgagtttaaatacttgagatcaacagtacagagtaattgggattgtgaaagagaggtgaaaaagagagtgtaggcagggtggaatgggtggagaagagtgtcacaagtgatttgtgacagacgggtatcagcaagagtgaaagggaagggttacaggacagtagtgagaccagttgtaatatatgagttggagacagtggcactgaccagaaagcaggacacagagctggaggtggcagagttaaatatgttaagatttgcactgggtgggacgaggatggagaggattagaaatgagtacattagagggtcagctcatgttggatggttgggagacaaagtcagagaggcaagattgtgttggtttggacatgtgaagaggagagatgctgggtatattggaagaagggtgctaagggtagagctgctagggaagaggaaaagaggaaggcctaagtgaaggtttatggatgtgatgagagaggacatgcaggtgatgggtgtaacagaacaagatgcagaggacagaaagatatggaagaagatgatccactgtggcgacccataatgggagcagccgaaagaagaagacaaagatgtTTGATTTGGCTCCTTCAAGTTGAGGTGTTTTGTTTGAGTGATTTGCGGAAAAATACCTCATTGTGAGTTCTTCTGCAAACCACATAGTTCAGCAGCTGGTGTCTTATGTTCAGCGATTATTCCATTAAAGTGAAAAGACTAATCACTTTAGCGATGACCATTTATTTTTGCTTCAGTAAGTTATATTGTAAAGTTTCAGTTAAATCCTAAATTGCAAACAATTAGCTAACAACAGTAACATATCCATCCATATTAAATGTAATAGCTGTGACAACACTGCTAATAAATCAGACATTATTAACTGAAAAGGGTGCTGGTCATGTCAGCTGCATTTAGCAATACCAATggattcatttaaattaatgaccagtattacaaacaaaaataatcagcTAAATGACTAAAACCAAAATGAACTCTATCAAAGCAAATTGGTTaatgatatataaaaaataaaaactattagttgaaaaattaaaatcaggaaTATGAGTTATCAGTTATTATCTTAGCTAAATGTCTCTTTAGAAAGAAAAGTCAGATTAAAGTCCTCATCTGCTTCCTCACTGATATTTCTCATTATAACAGCGCATTTGGCTGAAGTGTGCTTTACAGGTTGGAGGGAGTTTACATTATGTGATGACCCAAAAGCAAAGACCAAAGGTCCTTTACATTTATAGATTTTGTACTTTTGTCAGTTGATGGTCATCCATTGCtttcactatttatttattagttgccCTGCACTATATCTTCTGGATGTCCAtggcttaaaaataaatatttagctaTGATTGAGGATAACTAGCAcgtttatttaatgaactttaaGGCATAAGGGGGGACTCACATGATTAGTTGATAGATTTTCTATCAGAACTTAAAAATGATTGGTACTTGCAGTTAAAccatacattttgtgttttaaagaaaatgtttacaaaaagaggaaatacagtatgtgtgatttAATAAcgatcacaatatacagtatttatgtcttAAGTTTTTGTCTCACTGTGGGAACATGATAATCTGCTAATTTATTCATAGTGTTTTGTAAAGTGCAAATATTGTGACAGGCACAGTGGCTAAGGCTTTGAACCTCAAACCCTTGGATTGTTAGGTTCAAATCCCAactactgatactgtgtgaccatgagcaagtcacttgacctgcctgtgttccaattggataaacaaaagaaatggaaccactTGTATGTCAAATATTCtaagctgctttggataaaggtatcagacaaataagtaaatgattaATAAATGATTGATATTACTGTAAAGGTAAGAAAATACCAGGAGACACGATTCATACTAAAGGTTAACACATTTCAATCAGTGATATTACTTGCAGGAATTCCATTCATTCATCTCTCCATTTAATGAACCTGTTCATTCCTTTTTGGGTGCTCTAGCACAAGCATCATGTGCAAGGCAGGACCCACACATTTCAGTCCTTTGCAGTACACGCTCATTCACAGACCCACACTCAAACATACGGGGCTCATTTCATTCGGAGGACTCGGCTGATTTagactgcatgtctttgaaatgttcGGGAAGCCGGGGTATCAGTGCAGATTCAGTACAGAGAGCAAACTGAGCAGGGTGTTAACCTCTGCATGACTCTGCTTCCCCTGAATAAAATaagtgtattaataaaaaaataaattgaaatttctAACTAATTAATAATTAGCTGTCAatcaaatgttttcctgaaaacTTGTCAGCATTACCTGTACATGGCTGGTGTGTGCAAAGCGGTTTCTGTGACCAAAATAAGGTTAGGAAAGTGAAAAGCAGCTGCTTACAAGCCGACTAGTGCCTTCTTGTCAAAAGGCTGAACAACAGAGTTTAAGCATTGTAAAGACAGTGGTGGTCTTGGACTGTTGATTGTAATTAtgcatattattaattttatggtaAATTCAAAGCATGGTAGCATGTAATTTTGCAAATAATACTATATAAAAAGACAATTGTACTTACGGAGGACAGTATTGGCAAACATAAAAGTACTTGTAGTGAGAGTCTGTACAGGAAGAAACAGCACAGCCCACCAGGTTGGACCTGTACCAGACCACCTGAATGGGAAAAGCCAACACAATTCATTATTTGTTATGTGAAGTTTGATTCACTTCTGTTattattgaattttgcttttATGTCTACCTTACTGTCAACTTTATTTAATACATTACTACTTGAATAGAATAAAGACACATACATTAACGTGTAATGTGCCTAATTCTACCACCACtgaccatctatccatccattcaatcAATTCCTGAGCTTGTATATTTCAATTCACAGTTTGGTAGAGCCAGAGCTTACCCCTGATACCAGTGGATGAACTTAACTAATATCAGGTTTACTAAAAAAATCCTGCTGTCCTGAACTCACTTAATCTAAGTAATAGATGTGGGGGAGCAGGATCCTCTTGAGCatattgggtgcaaggcaagaaccagccctGCACAGGACACTATTGTATTAATGGGTCCTTTCTCAAACACCCAaggggctaatttagaatcatcagttaTCATAACTTAGATGTCTTGGGGAtgtggaggaaaaccagagtttCCAGAGGAAAGCAGTTAGGTGCAAAATCCACATACATAGAAACCTTGGTGTGGGATTGAAATCTCTGACCTTGGATCCATTAGAGAAGCAGCACTAGTTAACATGTCTTTGTGCTACCCATAATTAACTAATGTATTAATAAATACCATAGATCCCCTTTCCAGGATGGCAGTTCCTCTCACCATCTGTCTTTAATTTGGGAAACATCTTTCACCTGTAAACTTGTTGATTTTGGTAGCCAACATGACAGGTGCCATGCCAGTAAAGTCCAATAGAGCATCACTGAACcgattttttcttctttactggaATTGTACTGTTTGGCTTGTTTTTGGGAGGCATTCAGTAAAAGTCCTGTCTGGGCAGAAGGTATGATTACTCTACTGCAAACTGTGCCTCTGCCATTGTGTTTGCCATTTCTAATGCAGTATAAACgtagattttattaataaagttaaatgatttattttaactttaatcaATGCATTTGTTTAGTAAATTGAAGCATAAGCTGAGTTGTAAAACAGATTCATGACTTGATATATAGCGCATCTCTAAATTTACTGAATCTGGGAACATCATGTTATagaatatataatatagtataataatacattattataatTTCTCTGCTATTAAAAGTAACATGACTGTAGCTGTACTATCAAATGTCATAACAGACAACAATAACCCTGTCAACTGGGTTTAATGGTTGCCCAGTGCCATTGCTATAATGAATCCACAGTCAGAAGACAGGCTCACTGGCATGTGGAAAAAGGGCTGGAAAGAGAGGAGGCATCTAACAAGACCTaagctttcagtttttttttttttgtgagttggGTAATTCTGTGTATGAGTAAACCCAGAGGGACAAATAATCATTAGGTAGTAGATTGCGCTTTGCCTTTGCATTGCTTCTTTATGTTTCTCTCTGTGCTGATTCCTTCCAGTTTCATTGGAAAAATATGGAGTATGTTTATTGTAAATTTATAGTATTATAAGCTCTTCTAATACTTTATTCTTCACTGGCGTAATGACTATTATAAATTTTGTGGTTTCTCTTTTATTACCCATATTCTTTTTTAAAGGATGGTGTTAATGAACTGTAAACACAGTATTAGCAATCATTGTAAGTATATTTAATTTTCGATGTATCATTAAATTGAAGATATGTACTATAAGCTGCAACTAACTTCCTATTTTgagtatgttatgttatattaattGAATTTTTAATGTAGTGCAAATTGTTAATtacttatataatataattaaccattttaagttaatttgtgagCTACTGAATTTCTGGCTCTTATCTCTTCAAGTTTTTAGAAACTCATTGTGTTTCAGTAGACTTCATTCACCTTCTGAAGCCACATTTTTGTTTTAGGTTTTGGGTGGCTATATAGCtgtatagggtgatccagatctaattatgcagatccagatcgtctgaatgactttgatttatgtgaggggatgattccagttcggcgcaatgatgattcttcatgtcgtcagttcgcacacttctcgatggtccagaattttttgagtgaatttctatgtaataaacttaataagttgtaGTGTACtgacaattgcataattagatctggaccaccctgtacattccAGCTGCACTAAACATAAAGCAAAAACCAACACTGCAAGATGTAGTGCTTGAGCTTGGAGATATGAAGCAACAACACTAACCATTATGTTACCATGCTGacaaaaaaagtatacatttgaatatttttttaatttagacaaAAAGCTAATAGTAAGATTATGATAAGAAGTTCACATTTACCTGAGTATAGCGTCCAACAGCTTCCCCATTCTTAGCTCCAACAGCGTAGGTAAAATTTTCATCCAACCAGGCTTGAATTACATCTTCCCAAGAATTTGGCTCTGTAGACATGTAAAGATTTTCTCCACATTTACTAgctaaaaaaaagagtttttattttattttattttatttatttattttatttagagtaatttattttcaacatatttCAGTAATAATCAAAATACAGTTTCACAAATAGTCAACCTGTCAGAAGCAGCAGTAAATAGAATGAACtactttgtatgtatatatatatatatatatatatatatatatatatacttttatatatatatatatatatatatatatatatatatatatatatatatatatatatatatatatatatatatatatatatatatatatatatatatatatatatatacatatatatataaatatttgtatatatcgTGGAaagcagcctggacacagacaggcagacattgaaGGTTTTAACACCACACACGGTTTATTCATATTTTACTATTACAATGTCAAATAGCACACAGCCCAGTGCCCCAGCACCAAGCACCCTTAGTCCAGGCCTCTATCACAATGCCTTTCCTCTCAccacctccacttctctcctCCGAGCTACATCCACTTCCACCCAaatccagccattgaatggagggtggcggccccttttacattcacccggacatgctctgttgcctcctgatgagcttccagcggcacttccgccacaccagggtgtccctggttttccttcccccatatatatatatatatatatatatatatatatatatatatatatatatatatatatatatatatatatatatatatatatatataacactttttaactcctaaatgctttctatttaaaattttctttattaaGTTATAATGGTAGTTTGTCTGTTGTCTCAATTGTATGTTATTTGCTGTAGGATTCTTAACAGTAGTGCTAATATTTATGATTTGAACTGACAAATGTAATGCTGAATGCACCTAAAAGAATGGAATTGCCAGATGGACATGAATCAGCTTATATAAGATAGCTATACACTGTTCAAATCCAATTCAGGGCCATGCTCACAGTCACAACTGTACCACTTTGGAATCATCAATCAACATCACCAACTCATACTCAAAGGTGATAAAACTCTTCAACAATCAGTTATTGTGTCACTTTGACTTGCCACTTGCACTTTTTTGTGTAATTATTTAATAACCAATGTTTATTGGTGTTGCATGTTTTTTGTCTCTGAGGGCATAtgtaagtaaacattttaatgtgcacagtACCGGTACTTTTACACATGCCAGTTATTGAACCCTTGAAAATCTTTGtagctgtgggaggaaaaccagaatacctgaAAGAAAATCCTCACAAACACTGGGAGAAGGCACAAACTTTACGCAGACGTCAACTGGTttgggatttgaatccaggatgCCGGTGAGTCAAAATTATCCTGGTGTAAGTACTGACTCTTCCTTTACAGTATAACATATTTGTGCTctcattgcatttatttttttaaccagaagattgtttttaacatttaggagccaaaaacatttgggattactTACTGCTAATCTTTCTTTTAAATGAAGGGCTGTGGTTGAAACTGCAGGTGTTGGCCCATTCTTTAGCATTGGATGCAACTTCATTACTCCATTGCTGTAAGACAAATTCACAGTACACTAAAACAATATGAAACAATGATTTCTAAATATAGAGATTCATGATGATTATAgacaaattcaaattaaaacaattatttgtCACTCTTGTATTTTAGAAAGGCTGCTAATGGAAACAGCAAATACAAACTTATACGTAGTTGTATATTCATTAGGAAATCATGTGTGTTCTAAAATGTAAAATCCCACTAGCTTTCTTTAGTTGAATGGCCATGATTAATAAGACGAAGCAGGACATTGTCCTTATTAAGGAGATTAAGAAATGGAGTCAGAGTAGAGGAAGGGGAAAACCAAAGACATTCTGTGAAGTATTTCTGCAAATGAACAGGATTTCTTatgaaaagatgaaaaacagaaagtattttaaaaatgtgaattgcATTCTTTATCATAGCATTCTGATTGTTCAACGCAGAGTTTTATTCATAAAAAAGATCTTTGAAATACCTGCCAGTTAAATAAAGCTACCATCTGCACTTTTGTGTTGGTATAGTTAATTTATTCTGCATATTCATAATATGCTCTGTTCAGTCTTTTTAAGCCACAGTGGTATCAttcaacaaaatataaataaaaatcaaatgaaatgtgATAATGGTGATCTAGACTGCATTCACTGAAAGAGGTTTAAGTAAAACGTTTTCCTTAAAAAAGGCTTCCTATACATGTAGACAGAATTCTTATGAATGTATCCATTGAACCATTTCCCATCACTGTACCATGATGAGCATGTTGCTTGCCGCCGGAGTCACAGCTTTCCTTAGATTGTTGTGCTTGTCCACAATAATTTTCTGAACTTCCAGACTTTCGGTGGAGATTTCTGCATCTAAGATGAACAataaacactgtaaatattgtttaaGGGAAACTTTATTTTTAGTCATAAACAGCAAAGGATAGAGTATAATAATTATGGTGCTTTACCCCAAGATTACCAAAATTCTTTGCCCCAGAATGGAGGTGAATATGAAGGAACATCTTCTTACAATGTCATCATTGGTGACACCTTTTTTTGAAAATGAGTCATTATATGAGCTATTGTGAGCCATACTccttggtatataactatttttatttacaaatcaaactcATCACTTGCTGTGTGATGTGATTTAGAGTTATAACTTAGGTTTTCTTTGCTGATGATATTTAGGCTTATTTTAAACtgtatgactaaataaaattaacaattatCAATGCATTCTTTGAACCTGCAGTTTCTAAAACTGGGCCAAAAGGAGTCACAACCTATCCTGACTGGAACAAACTTTTTTTGGAACGTCAGTCTTGCACAgagcacacccacacacctacATTGTGTGCACTCACTCATATCTGGGTGATTAAAGTTTACTTATGAACATAACAATGAAGGAAACTGCAGTTAATTAAAGGAGACAAAAAGTGAGTGAGGAAACTTCACACAATCAGTGACCATGACACAGCACTGCTGACCCATGAAGAAAAGGCATTTTCAAGGTTACAGTAATGCTGTATGCAATGAGTAATGGCCTTAACTAGAT
Protein-coding sequences here:
- the LOC120519726 gene encoding serotriflin-like, yielding MAFLTWALYLTTMLPMVTAASILSDAEISTESLEVQKIIVDKHNNLRKAVTPAASNMLIMQWSNEVASNAKEWANTCSFNHSPSFKRKISTSKCGENLYMSTEPNSWEDVIQAWLDENFTYAVGAKNGEAVGRYTQVVWYRSNLVGCAVSSCTDSHYKYFYVCQYCPPGNYQGLLAAPYNAGTPCADCPQACEDGLCNNPCPYIDHYSNCGTLKDKFGCSSSVVSWCPASCKCITEIK